From Nicotiana tabacum cultivar K326 chromosome 20, ASM71507v2, whole genome shotgun sequence, one genomic window encodes:
- the LOC107779660 gene encoding cleavage stimulation factor subunit 50 isoform X1 produces the protein MESNNSLEQTLQDGKLYRHVNSLIVAHLRDNNLNQAASAVASATMTPMNVEAPTNKLLELVAKGLAVEKDEMLRGVSTAAPFDPVITTGYGSIPAPRTASVDFSSVNDTKGSSKIIPKHESRHVSEHKNVARCARFSPDGRFLATGSADTSIKLFEISKVKQMMQPDTRDGPVRPVVRTFYDHQQPINDLDFHPQNTVLISGAKDRTIKFFDFSKTAAKRAFRVIQDTHNVRSVSFHPSGDFLLAGTDHLIPHLYDINTFKCYLPTNFQEMGVNGAINQVRYSSTGGMYVTASKDGAIRLWDGVTASCARSIDGAHGAAEAIGANFTKDERYILSCGKDSSVKLWEVGTGRLVKQYLGATHTQLRCQAIFNDTEEFVLSIDESLNEIVAWDALTAEKVARWPSNHVGAPRWLEHSPVEAAFVSCGMDRSIRYWKEVL, from the exons ATGGAGAGTAATAATAGCTTGGAGCAAACACTGCAAGATGGGAAATTGTATCGTCATGTTAATTCTCTCATTGTCGCTCATCTTCGGGATAATAATCTCAATCAG GCTGCAAGTGCGGTAGCTTCAGCCACAATGACACCAATGAATGTTGAAGCTCCTACAAACAAGCTacttgaattggttgcaaag GGTCTTGCAGTGGAGAAAGATGAGATGCTGAGAGGAGTTTCCACAGCTGCACCTTTTGATCCAGTCATAACTACAGGATATGGCTCAATCCCAGCCCCTCGGACTGCTTCTGTTGATTTCAG TAGTGTGAACGATACAAAAGGCTCGTCAAAGATTATCCCAAAGCATGAATCACGACATGTTTCTGAGCACAAG aaTGTAGCAAGGTGTGCCAGATTTAGTCCAGATGGAAGATTTCTTGCTACTGGAAGTGCGGACACGTCTATTAAACTGTTTGAG ATTTCAAAAGTTAAGCAAATGATGCAGCCAGACACAAGGGATGGCCCAGTGAGGCCGGTTGTACGGACTTTTTATGATCATCAACAA CCAATAAATGACTTGGATTTTCATCCGCAAAATACAGTACTCATATCTGGAGCAAAAGATCGCACCATCAA gttctttgacttttcaaaaacgGCGGCAAAGAGAGCCTTTAGAGTGATTCAG GATACACATAATGTAAGGTCGGTGTCATTTCATCCTTCAGGAGACTTTCTTCTGGCAG GAACTGATCATCTAATTCCCCACCTATATGATATTAACACTTTCAAATGCTACCTGCCAACAAATTTCCAAGAGATGGGTGTCAATGGTGCTATTAATCAG GTTAGGTATTCATCTACTGGCGGAATGTATGTTACTGCATCCAAAGATGGTGCTATTCGGTTATGGGATGGGGTAACTGCTAGCTGTGCGCGATCCATTGATGGTGCACATGGAGCAGCAGAGGCCATAGGTGCAAATTTTacaaaggatgaaag GTATATTCTCTCATGTGGAAAAGACTCTTCGGTGAAGCTTTGGGAAGTTGGCACAGGAAGATTGGTCAAACAATATCTTGGAGCTACACATACACAGTTACGCTGTCAG GCTATTTTCAATGATACAGAAGAATTTGTATTATCAATTGATGAATCTCTGAATGAG ATTGTTGCATGGGATGCTCTGACAGCAGAAAAAGTGGCTAGGTGGCCCTCCAACCATGTTGGTGCACCTCGTTGGCTTGAGCATTCCCCAGTAGAAGCTGCATTTGTGTCCTGTGGAATGGACCGATCTATTCGGTACTGGAAGGAGGTCCTTTAG
- the LOC107779660 gene encoding cleavage stimulation factor subunit 50 isoform X2 translates to MESNNSLEQTLQDGKLYRHVNSLIVAHLRDNNLNQAASAVASATMTPMNVEAPTNKLLELVAKGLAVEKDEMLRGVSTAAPFDPVITTGYGSIPAPRTASVDFSVNDTKGSSKIIPKHESRHVSEHKNVARCARFSPDGRFLATGSADTSIKLFEISKVKQMMQPDTRDGPVRPVVRTFYDHQQPINDLDFHPQNTVLISGAKDRTIKFFDFSKTAAKRAFRVIQDTHNVRSVSFHPSGDFLLAGTDHLIPHLYDINTFKCYLPTNFQEMGVNGAINQVRYSSTGGMYVTASKDGAIRLWDGVTASCARSIDGAHGAAEAIGANFTKDERYILSCGKDSSVKLWEVGTGRLVKQYLGATHTQLRCQAIFNDTEEFVLSIDESLNEIVAWDALTAEKVARWPSNHVGAPRWLEHSPVEAAFVSCGMDRSIRYWKEVL, encoded by the exons ATGGAGAGTAATAATAGCTTGGAGCAAACACTGCAAGATGGGAAATTGTATCGTCATGTTAATTCTCTCATTGTCGCTCATCTTCGGGATAATAATCTCAATCAG GCTGCAAGTGCGGTAGCTTCAGCCACAATGACACCAATGAATGTTGAAGCTCCTACAAACAAGCTacttgaattggttgcaaag GGTCTTGCAGTGGAGAAAGATGAGATGCTGAGAGGAGTTTCCACAGCTGCACCTTTTGATCCAGTCATAACTACAGGATATGGCTCAATCCCAGCCCCTCGGACTGCTTCTGTTGATTTCAG TGTGAACGATACAAAAGGCTCGTCAAAGATTATCCCAAAGCATGAATCACGACATGTTTCTGAGCACAAG aaTGTAGCAAGGTGTGCCAGATTTAGTCCAGATGGAAGATTTCTTGCTACTGGAAGTGCGGACACGTCTATTAAACTGTTTGAG ATTTCAAAAGTTAAGCAAATGATGCAGCCAGACACAAGGGATGGCCCAGTGAGGCCGGTTGTACGGACTTTTTATGATCATCAACAA CCAATAAATGACTTGGATTTTCATCCGCAAAATACAGTACTCATATCTGGAGCAAAAGATCGCACCATCAA gttctttgacttttcaaaaacgGCGGCAAAGAGAGCCTTTAGAGTGATTCAG GATACACATAATGTAAGGTCGGTGTCATTTCATCCTTCAGGAGACTTTCTTCTGGCAG GAACTGATCATCTAATTCCCCACCTATATGATATTAACACTTTCAAATGCTACCTGCCAACAAATTTCCAAGAGATGGGTGTCAATGGTGCTATTAATCAG GTTAGGTATTCATCTACTGGCGGAATGTATGTTACTGCATCCAAAGATGGTGCTATTCGGTTATGGGATGGGGTAACTGCTAGCTGTGCGCGATCCATTGATGGTGCACATGGAGCAGCAGAGGCCATAGGTGCAAATTTTacaaaggatgaaag GTATATTCTCTCATGTGGAAAAGACTCTTCGGTGAAGCTTTGGGAAGTTGGCACAGGAAGATTGGTCAAACAATATCTTGGAGCTACACATACACAGTTACGCTGTCAG GCTATTTTCAATGATACAGAAGAATTTGTATTATCAATTGATGAATCTCTGAATGAG ATTGTTGCATGGGATGCTCTGACAGCAGAAAAAGTGGCTAGGTGGCCCTCCAACCATGTTGGTGCACCTCGTTGGCTTGAGCATTCCCCAGTAGAAGCTGCATTTGTGTCCTGTGGAATGGACCGATCTATTCGGTACTGGAAGGAGGTCCTTTAG
- the LOC107779660 gene encoding cleavage stimulation factor subunit 50 isoform X3 encodes MLKLLQTSYLNWLQRFVSVVEKDEMLRGVSTAAPFDPVITTGYGSIPAPRTASVDFSSVNDTKGSSKIIPKHESRHVSEHKNVARCARFSPDGRFLATGSADTSIKLFEISKVKQMMQPDTRDGPVRPVVRTFYDHQQPINDLDFHPQNTVLISGAKDRTIKFFDFSKTAAKRAFRVIQDTHNVRSVSFHPSGDFLLAGTDHLIPHLYDINTFKCYLPTNFQEMGVNGAINQVRYSSTGGMYVTASKDGAIRLWDGVTASCARSIDGAHGAAEAIGANFTKDERYILSCGKDSSVKLWEVGTGRLVKQYLGATHTQLRCQAIFNDTEEFVLSIDESLNEIVAWDALTAEKVARWPSNHVGAPRWLEHSPVEAAFVSCGMDRSIRYWKEVL; translated from the exons ATGTTGAAGCTCCTACAAACAAGCTacttgaattggttgcaaaggtTTGTATCGGTTG TGGAGAAAGATGAGATGCTGAGAGGAGTTTCCACAGCTGCACCTTTTGATCCAGTCATAACTACAGGATATGGCTCAATCCCAGCCCCTCGGACTGCTTCTGTTGATTTCAG TAGTGTGAACGATACAAAAGGCTCGTCAAAGATTATCCCAAAGCATGAATCACGACATGTTTCTGAGCACAAG aaTGTAGCAAGGTGTGCCAGATTTAGTCCAGATGGAAGATTTCTTGCTACTGGAAGTGCGGACACGTCTATTAAACTGTTTGAG ATTTCAAAAGTTAAGCAAATGATGCAGCCAGACACAAGGGATGGCCCAGTGAGGCCGGTTGTACGGACTTTTTATGATCATCAACAA CCAATAAATGACTTGGATTTTCATCCGCAAAATACAGTACTCATATCTGGAGCAAAAGATCGCACCATCAA gttctttgacttttcaaaaacgGCGGCAAAGAGAGCCTTTAGAGTGATTCAG GATACACATAATGTAAGGTCGGTGTCATTTCATCCTTCAGGAGACTTTCTTCTGGCAG GAACTGATCATCTAATTCCCCACCTATATGATATTAACACTTTCAAATGCTACCTGCCAACAAATTTCCAAGAGATGGGTGTCAATGGTGCTATTAATCAG GTTAGGTATTCATCTACTGGCGGAATGTATGTTACTGCATCCAAAGATGGTGCTATTCGGTTATGGGATGGGGTAACTGCTAGCTGTGCGCGATCCATTGATGGTGCACATGGAGCAGCAGAGGCCATAGGTGCAAATTTTacaaaggatgaaag GTATATTCTCTCATGTGGAAAAGACTCTTCGGTGAAGCTTTGGGAAGTTGGCACAGGAAGATTGGTCAAACAATATCTTGGAGCTACACATACACAGTTACGCTGTCAG GCTATTTTCAATGATACAGAAGAATTTGTATTATCAATTGATGAATCTCTGAATGAG ATTGTTGCATGGGATGCTCTGACAGCAGAAAAAGTGGCTAGGTGGCCCTCCAACCATGTTGGTGCACCTCGTTGGCTTGAGCATTCCCCAGTAGAAGCTGCATTTGTGTCCTGTGGAATGGACCGATCTATTCGGTACTGGAAGGAGGTCCTTTAG
- the LOC107779660 gene encoding cleavage stimulation factor subunit 50 isoform X4: MLRGVSTAAPFDPVITTGYGSIPAPRTASVDFSSVNDTKGSSKIIPKHESRHVSEHKNVARCARFSPDGRFLATGSADTSIKLFEISKVKQMMQPDTRDGPVRPVVRTFYDHQQPINDLDFHPQNTVLISGAKDRTIKFFDFSKTAAKRAFRVIQDTHNVRSVSFHPSGDFLLAGTDHLIPHLYDINTFKCYLPTNFQEMGVNGAINQVRYSSTGGMYVTASKDGAIRLWDGVTASCARSIDGAHGAAEAIGANFTKDERYILSCGKDSSVKLWEVGTGRLVKQYLGATHTQLRCQAIFNDTEEFVLSIDESLNEIVAWDALTAEKVARWPSNHVGAPRWLEHSPVEAAFVSCGMDRSIRYWKEVL; the protein is encoded by the exons ATGCTGAGAGGAGTTTCCACAGCTGCACCTTTTGATCCAGTCATAACTACAGGATATGGCTCAATCCCAGCCCCTCGGACTGCTTCTGTTGATTTCAG TAGTGTGAACGATACAAAAGGCTCGTCAAAGATTATCCCAAAGCATGAATCACGACATGTTTCTGAGCACAAG aaTGTAGCAAGGTGTGCCAGATTTAGTCCAGATGGAAGATTTCTTGCTACTGGAAGTGCGGACACGTCTATTAAACTGTTTGAG ATTTCAAAAGTTAAGCAAATGATGCAGCCAGACACAAGGGATGGCCCAGTGAGGCCGGTTGTACGGACTTTTTATGATCATCAACAA CCAATAAATGACTTGGATTTTCATCCGCAAAATACAGTACTCATATCTGGAGCAAAAGATCGCACCATCAA gttctttgacttttcaaaaacgGCGGCAAAGAGAGCCTTTAGAGTGATTCAG GATACACATAATGTAAGGTCGGTGTCATTTCATCCTTCAGGAGACTTTCTTCTGGCAG GAACTGATCATCTAATTCCCCACCTATATGATATTAACACTTTCAAATGCTACCTGCCAACAAATTTCCAAGAGATGGGTGTCAATGGTGCTATTAATCAG GTTAGGTATTCATCTACTGGCGGAATGTATGTTACTGCATCCAAAGATGGTGCTATTCGGTTATGGGATGGGGTAACTGCTAGCTGTGCGCGATCCATTGATGGTGCACATGGAGCAGCAGAGGCCATAGGTGCAAATTTTacaaaggatgaaag GTATATTCTCTCATGTGGAAAAGACTCTTCGGTGAAGCTTTGGGAAGTTGGCACAGGAAGATTGGTCAAACAATATCTTGGAGCTACACATACACAGTTACGCTGTCAG GCTATTTTCAATGATACAGAAGAATTTGTATTATCAATTGATGAATCTCTGAATGAG ATTGTTGCATGGGATGCTCTGACAGCAGAAAAAGTGGCTAGGTGGCCCTCCAACCATGTTGGTGCACCTCGTTGGCTTGAGCATTCCCCAGTAGAAGCTGCATTTGTGTCCTGTGGAATGGACCGATCTATTCGGTACTGGAAGGAGGTCCTTTAG
- the LOC107779660 gene encoding cleavage stimulation factor subunit 50 isoform X5 gives MLRGVSTAAPFDPVITTGYGSIPAPRTASVDFSVNDTKGSSKIIPKHESRHVSEHKNVARCARFSPDGRFLATGSADTSIKLFEISKVKQMMQPDTRDGPVRPVVRTFYDHQQPINDLDFHPQNTVLISGAKDRTIKFFDFSKTAAKRAFRVIQDTHNVRSVSFHPSGDFLLAGTDHLIPHLYDINTFKCYLPTNFQEMGVNGAINQVRYSSTGGMYVTASKDGAIRLWDGVTASCARSIDGAHGAAEAIGANFTKDERYILSCGKDSSVKLWEVGTGRLVKQYLGATHTQLRCQAIFNDTEEFVLSIDESLNEIVAWDALTAEKVARWPSNHVGAPRWLEHSPVEAAFVSCGMDRSIRYWKEVL, from the exons ATGCTGAGAGGAGTTTCCACAGCTGCACCTTTTGATCCAGTCATAACTACAGGATATGGCTCAATCCCAGCCCCTCGGACTGCTTCTGTTGATTTCAG TGTGAACGATACAAAAGGCTCGTCAAAGATTATCCCAAAGCATGAATCACGACATGTTTCTGAGCACAAG aaTGTAGCAAGGTGTGCCAGATTTAGTCCAGATGGAAGATTTCTTGCTACTGGAAGTGCGGACACGTCTATTAAACTGTTTGAG ATTTCAAAAGTTAAGCAAATGATGCAGCCAGACACAAGGGATGGCCCAGTGAGGCCGGTTGTACGGACTTTTTATGATCATCAACAA CCAATAAATGACTTGGATTTTCATCCGCAAAATACAGTACTCATATCTGGAGCAAAAGATCGCACCATCAA gttctttgacttttcaaaaacgGCGGCAAAGAGAGCCTTTAGAGTGATTCAG GATACACATAATGTAAGGTCGGTGTCATTTCATCCTTCAGGAGACTTTCTTCTGGCAG GAACTGATCATCTAATTCCCCACCTATATGATATTAACACTTTCAAATGCTACCTGCCAACAAATTTCCAAGAGATGGGTGTCAATGGTGCTATTAATCAG GTTAGGTATTCATCTACTGGCGGAATGTATGTTACTGCATCCAAAGATGGTGCTATTCGGTTATGGGATGGGGTAACTGCTAGCTGTGCGCGATCCATTGATGGTGCACATGGAGCAGCAGAGGCCATAGGTGCAAATTTTacaaaggatgaaag GTATATTCTCTCATGTGGAAAAGACTCTTCGGTGAAGCTTTGGGAAGTTGGCACAGGAAGATTGGTCAAACAATATCTTGGAGCTACACATACACAGTTACGCTGTCAG GCTATTTTCAATGATACAGAAGAATTTGTATTATCAATTGATGAATCTCTGAATGAG ATTGTTGCATGGGATGCTCTGACAGCAGAAAAAGTGGCTAGGTGGCCCTCCAACCATGTTGGTGCACCTCGTTGGCTTGAGCATTCCCCAGTAGAAGCTGCATTTGTGTCCTGTGGAATGGACCGATCTATTCGGTACTGGAAGGAGGTCCTTTAG